The Vanessa cardui chromosome 9, ilVanCard2.1, whole genome shotgun sequence genome has a window encoding:
- the LOC124532414 gene encoding uncharacterized protein LOC124532414 has product MAFWTNFLFIFLLISIRVRSGTSEGECSFCVGEQFECINENCYCAAGYVPNYHNTDCTICPGLGEKCYGPCCSENSNETLQCWRGICQSCYDLHGNWICRDSLDQIILVSGSQIIMAIALVLGIIATFTLLYKLCAVANLRPLGNHSSEGRLSVGSLQIYVNERLRDAPPRYSRTAPSGSAIYPAAVYLNAGFVHDNSLPPPPYTPEQKNDNETNTTIHM; this is encoded by the exons ATGGCATTCTGgacaaactttttatttatttttttgcttattAGTATTCGTGTACGAAGTGGAACCAGtgaag GCGAGTGTTCTTTTTGCGTGGGTGAACAGTTCGAGTGTATTAACGAAAATTGTTACTGCGCTGCAGGCTACGTACCAAATTATCACAATACCGATTGTACAATATGTCCAG gATTAGGAGAAAAATGCTACGGGCCTTGCTGCAGCGAGAACTCTAATGAAACTCTACAATGCTGGCGAGGTATCTGTCAGTCTTGTTATGACCTACACGGTAATTGGATTTGCAg AGATTCACTGGACCAAATTATTCTTGTATCTGGTTCACAAATAATAATGGCTATCGCTCTGGTGCTTGGAATTATTGCTACATTTACATTGCTCTATAAACTTTGTGCTGTGGCAAATCTGAG ACCACTTGGGAATCACTCGAGCGAAGGTCGACTATCAGTTGGGAGTTTGCAAATATACGTAAATGAACGTTTAAGGGATGCACCGCCAAG GTATTCAAGAACAGCGCCCTCTGGTTCAGCGATATACCCTGCAGCTGTTTATCTTAATGCAGGATTT GTACATGACAACAGCTTACCCCCACCGCCGTACACACctgaacaaaaaaatgataatgaaactAATACAACAATTCATAtgtga
- the LOC124532570 gene encoding uncharacterized protein LOC124532570, translated as MNFKYIIYVIFLLHRNVNAVEKTEDTEIYKMTDKVFTCSKWLSSIIYNFCNNVYKIVKRDTSLLDKLTPKDLLKIKNKRREFADVRWRRVRRQVASECCEKPCTVGNIIMYCPDDAKLLIENPNLFD; from the exons ATGAATTTTAAGTACATT atttacgTCATATTCTTACTACACAGAAATGTGAACGCCGTCGAAAAGACAGAAGACACAGAAATATACAAGATGACCGACAAGGTTTTTACGTGTAGCAAATGGTTATCttcaattatatacaatttttgtaataatgtttacaaaatagtGAAAAGAGACACATCGTTGCTAG ACAAACTGACACCAAAGGATTTACTTAAGATTAAAAACAAACGAAGAGAATTCGCAGACGTCAGATGGCGCCGCGTCCGCAGACAAGTAGCGAGCGAGTGCTGCGAAAAGCCCTGtactgtaggaaatattataatgtattgtcCGGATGATgctaaattattaatagaaaaccCTAATCTATTCGATTAG